From Deltaproteobacteria bacterium, one genomic window encodes:
- a CDS encoding ornithine cyclodeaminase family protein: MSPDSALWLSEADVVSLIDLREAIDAIEHGLRLEARGEACNMTKTHVAWGGGHTLHAIGALFSTAGVAGTKTWTHTAGGATPLLILFDSQTGALRAIIEAFALGQLRTGGISGVATRWLARADADELAIIGTGKQALAQVAAVAAVRSLRRVRVFSPNPAHRAEFVARVHSELNLEAIEAASIAEAVAGAAIITLVTRATAPFLTAAMVADGCHLNAVGAITPERAEFASDILPRCTVVAVDSPPAAQKLSREFMDYFNAGDWRRVAPLSSIVAEQRKRPRDADLTLFKAMGMGIADLALGIEVYDRARRANVGRHIAQPRRAQPRLH; this comes from the coding sequence ATGAGCCCTGATTCCGCGCTGTGGCTGAGTGAAGCCGACGTCGTCTCGCTCATCGATCTGCGCGAGGCCATCGACGCGATCGAGCACGGGCTCAGGCTCGAAGCCCGCGGTGAAGCGTGCAACATGACGAAGACCCACGTCGCGTGGGGCGGCGGTCACACCCTCCACGCAATCGGTGCGCTGTTCTCCACCGCAGGCGTCGCCGGCACGAAGACCTGGACGCACACCGCCGGCGGCGCGACGCCGCTGCTGATCCTGTTCGATAGCCAGACCGGGGCACTGCGCGCCATCATCGAGGCCTTCGCGCTCGGGCAACTGCGCACTGGTGGAATCTCGGGGGTCGCGACTCGTTGGCTCGCGCGCGCCGACGCCGACGAGTTGGCGATCATCGGCACCGGCAAGCAAGCGCTCGCGCAGGTCGCCGCGGTCGCCGCGGTGCGATCGCTGCGACGCGTGCGCGTCTTCAGCCCCAATCCGGCGCATCGCGCCGAGTTCGTCGCGCGTGTTCACAGCGAGTTGAACCTCGAGGCAATTGAGGCGGCGTCGATCGCTGAAGCCGTTGCCGGTGCAGCGATCATCACGTTGGTCACGCGCGCGACCGCCCCGTTTCTCACCGCCGCGATGGTCGCCGACGGCTGCCATCTCAACGCGGTTGGCGCGATCACACCGGAACGCGCCGAGTTCGCGAGCGACATCCTGCCCCGTTGCACCGTGGTTGCCGTGGACAGCCCGCCCGCTGCACAGAAGTTGTCGCGCGAGTTCATGGACTACTTCAATGCTGGCGATTGGAGGCGCGTCGCGCCGCTCAGCTCCATCGTGGCCGAACAGCGCAAGCGGCCACGCGACGCCGACCTCACGCTGTTCAAGGCGATGGGCATGGGCATCGCCGATCTCGCGCTGGGCATCGAGGTGTACGATCGCGCCCGCCGCGCCAACGTGGGCCGGCACATCGCCCAACCGCGACGTGCTCAGCCGCGCCTGCACTAG
- a CDS encoding 3-deoxy-7-phosphoheptulonate synthase, with translation MSERIENANLVDVLPLTPPTAAKAKLPRTERVTEVVLHARRAIRDIIHGRDRLRLLAVVGPCSIHDPEAALDYARRLVRVADAVGDHVVVVMRTYFEKPRTTIGWKGLINDPHLDGSCDIAVGLELARRILLEINELGLPCGYEALDPVTPQYIADLLSWAAIGARTTESQTHRELASGLSMPVGFKNGTDGGLEVALNAMISARAPHAFLGINPDGVTSVVRTGGNPDRHIVLRGGSGKPNYAPADVARAAALVVDEAITRPIMVDCSHDNSMKDHTRQPQVCRDVLAQVRAGQERIMGVLLESNLKPGKQTWKPNVPLAYGVSITDACIGWDDTEALLYEIADAVKRTPVLAASM, from the coding sequence ATGAGCGAGAGAATAGAAAACGCGAACCTGGTGGACGTGCTGCCATTGACGCCACCGACCGCGGCGAAGGCGAAGCTGCCGCGCACGGAGCGAGTGACCGAGGTCGTGCTGCACGCGCGCCGAGCGATCCGTGACATCATCCACGGACGTGATCGGCTGCGATTACTCGCCGTCGTCGGCCCGTGCTCCATTCACGATCCCGAGGCGGCGCTCGACTACGCGCGGCGCCTCGTGCGGGTGGCCGACGCCGTTGGCGATCACGTCGTGGTGGTGATGCGGACGTATTTCGAGAAACCACGCACGACGATCGGGTGGAAGGGGTTGATCAACGACCCCCATCTCGATGGTTCGTGCGACATCGCCGTCGGCTTGGAGTTGGCGCGCCGGATTCTGCTGGAGATCAACGAACTCGGCCTGCCGTGCGGCTACGAAGCGCTCGATCCGGTGACGCCACAGTACATCGCCGACTTGTTGAGTTGGGCGGCCATCGGGGCGCGCACGACCGAGAGCCAAACCCATCGCGAGCTCGCCAGCGGCTTGTCGATGCCGGTCGGATTCAAGAACGGCACCGATGGCGGTCTCGAGGTGGCGCTTAACGCGATGATCTCTGCTCGCGCGCCGCATGCGTTTCTCGGCATCAACCCCGACGGCGTGACGTCGGTGGTCCGTACGGGGGGCAATCCCGATCGCCATATCGTGTTGCGTGGCGGCAGCGGCAAGCCTAACTACGCACCCGCCGATGTGGCGCGAGCAGCGGCGCTGGTGGTCGACGAGGCGATCACGCGCCCGATCATGGTGGATTGCTCGCACGACAACTCGATGAAGGACCACACCCGTCAGCCGCAAGTGTGCCGCGACGTGTTGGCGCAGGTGCGCGCCGGGCAGGAGCGCATCATGGGCGTGTTGCTCGAAAGCAATCTGAAGCCCGGCAAGCAGACGTGGAAGCCGAACGTGCCGCTGGCATACGGGGTTTCCATCACCGACGCCTGCATCGGTTGGGACGACACCGAAGCGCTGCTGTACGAGATCGCCGATGCAGTGAAGCGAACGCCTGTGCTGGCTGCCTCGATGTAG
- a CDS encoding alkaline phosphatase family protein — MTRSVHSSPRPLHAWLLAVSAWAWVGATVGLLAGYLTVQRNQSIALEGNGLRFAGAVATVYAALFAFGALASRVVGRVGPWRNASHRRAAPAASLAARASAEIITAATCGAILAIGFHLAGQPPLKTVELPFQIATLLAALLATAPMTSRIATGLRRASVSRILPVALALSGVALVAALRPASRPEPVAVVPPVAASAAGARVFVIGLDGADWRRIRPLVAQGRLPAFAALMRNGVAAPLVSMKPTLSPILWTTIATGMSENQHGVNGFMEVSVPGLSCGVQQLSNFNLLPQYVGMRPLVREALRREWLVQVPISSCHRRVKALWNILSERGRRVAVVNWWGTWPSEPVNGFLVSDNNPNRAARMEKRFGHTNPLTFGVTYPNSLMAELAEGIGAGELESGDILASPFFADLSATERADLESKPKNQVAFRLIDGADAFSAAAGLQLLRKDHVDFLAVYLPGIDNVSHLFPFARGVVDHYYERVDRWLAEYVAQADDHTTVVLVSDHGWDYERGGLSGHEHAPDGILLMSGYSIRAGAQLAPAPTLLDVTPTLLALLGLPRATDMPGRVLTEALQPEVVASIPPTSLASYGPYSPPTRLRGTDAPELTDETTEKLRALGYVK, encoded by the coding sequence GTGACGCGGTCGGTGCACTCCTCGCCACGCCCGCTTCACGCCTGGCTGCTCGCCGTCTCCGCGTGGGCATGGGTCGGGGCCACGGTCGGGTTGCTGGCGGGCTATCTTACCGTGCAACGCAATCAGTCGATTGCTCTCGAGGGCAACGGTCTGCGTTTCGCCGGCGCCGTGGCCACCGTGTATGCGGCGCTCTTCGCATTCGGCGCTCTCGCCAGCCGGGTGGTTGGCCGCGTGGGGCCGTGGCGCAATGCCTCGCATCGCCGAGCGGCGCCAGCGGCGTCGCTTGCAGCCCGTGCCAGCGCAGAGATCATCACCGCCGCAACCTGCGGTGCAATCCTGGCGATCGGCTTTCATCTCGCCGGCCAACCGCCGTTGAAGACCGTCGAGTTGCCATTTCAGATCGCAACCCTGCTCGCGGCACTGCTCGCAACCGCACCTATGACAAGCCGCATCGCCACGGGACTGCGGCGCGCGTCGGTGAGCCGGATTCTGCCGGTCGCGCTGGCGCTGTCAGGTGTCGCGCTGGTGGCGGCGCTGCGCCCAGCGTCGCGGCCGGAACCGGTCGCGGTCGTCCCACCCGTCGCCGCATCCGCCGCGGGCGCGCGCGTGTTCGTGATCGGGCTCGATGGCGCGGACTGGCGACGCATCCGCCCGTTGGTCGCGCAGGGTCGGCTGCCGGCGTTCGCTGCGCTGATGCGTAACGGCGTCGCCGCGCCCCTCGTCAGCATGAAGCCGACGCTATCGCCGATCTTGTGGACCACGATTGCCACCGGCATGAGCGAAAACCAACACGGGGTTAATGGATTCATGGAGGTGTCGGTCCCTGGGCTCTCCTGTGGCGTCCAACAACTGAGTAACTTCAACCTGCTTCCACAGTACGTCGGCATGCGCCCATTGGTCAGGGAGGCGCTGCGCCGCGAATGGCTGGTCCAAGTTCCAATCAGCTCGTGCCATCGGCGGGTCAAAGCATTGTGGAACATCCTGTCAGAGCGCGGGCGACGCGTGGCGGTCGTGAACTGGTGGGGAACCTGGCCGAGCGAACCGGTGAACGGCTTCCTGGTGTCCGACAACAACCCGAACCGTGCCGCGCGCATGGAAAAGCGGTTCGGCCACACCAATCCGCTCACGTTCGGGGTCACGTATCCGAACTCGTTGATGGCGGAGTTGGCCGAGGGAATCGGCGCGGGAGAATTGGAATCGGGGGACATCCTGGCGTCACCGTTCTTCGCGGATCTCAGCGCGACGGAGCGGGCGGACTTGGAATCGAAGCCGAAAAACCAGGTCGCCTTCCGCTTGATTGACGGCGCGGACGCGTTCAGCGCGGCCGCCGGTCTACAACTGCTGCGCAAGGATCACGTCGACTTCCTCGCTGTCTATCTTCCCGGCATCGACAACGTGAGCCATTTGTTTCCCTTTGCCCGCGGTGTGGTCGATCACTACTACGAACGCGTCGATCGCTGGCTAGCTGAGTATGTTGCGCAAGCGGACGACCACACGACAGTGGTCCTGGTGTCGGATCACGGCTGGGATTACGAGCGCGGCGGCCTGTCGGGCCACGAGCACGCCCCCGACGGCATCCTGCTGATGAGTGGCTATAGCATCCGAGCGGGCGCGCAGTTGGCGCCCGCACCCACGCTGCTCGACGTGACACCGACGCTGCTCGCGTTGCTCGGGCTGCCGCGCGCCACCGACATGCCGGGGCGCGTGCTCACCGAGGCGCTGCAGCCCGAGGTGGTCGCGTCGATCCCGCCCACATCACTCGCCAGCTATGGGCCCTATTCCCCACCGACGCGATTGCGCGGCACCGACGCGCCAGAACTCACCGACGAGACGACGGAGAAACTGCGGGCGCTCGGGTACGTCAAGTAG
- a CDS encoding carboxymuconolactone decarboxylase family protein: MSSGIPRLELSDMPAELSHALQPRVTRLGYLGEFFKCAAHQPAALRTFMTLTDDLKAALPDNLTEVVAFTVAGVMQNDYERHQHERLCRTLGFSDEWIRAAATLRDGPLRDTERLVQRLTIAVIAQRGQHVSDEFNAVVAAIGPAGAMAALFLIGRYVTHSLIVNALQLAPPVPSIFEKGAAADICDEP, from the coding sequence ATGAGCAGCGGTATTCCGCGACTCGAACTGTCCGACATGCCAGCGGAGCTGAGCCACGCGCTGCAGCCGCGGGTGACGCGGCTCGGCTACCTCGGCGAATTTTTCAAGTGCGCCGCCCATCAGCCCGCCGCCCTGCGCACGTTCATGACGCTCACCGACGATCTCAAGGCCGCGCTGCCCGACAACCTCACCGAAGTCGTCGCGTTCACCGTCGCCGGCGTGATGCAGAACGACTACGAGCGACATCAACATGAACGCCTGTGCCGCACGCTCGGGTTCAGCGACGAATGGATTCGCGCCGCCGCGACGTTGCGTGACGGTCCGTTGCGTGACACCGAACGGTTGGTGCAGCGTCTCACCATCGCCGTCATCGCGCAGCGCGGTCAGCATGTCAGCGATGAGTTCAATGCCGTCGTCGCGGCGATCGGCCCAGCGGGCGCCATGGCCGCGCTGTTCCTGATCGGCCGCTACGTCACGCACAGTCTGATCGTGAACGCTCTGCAACTCGCGCCGCCGGTGCCGTCGATCTTCGAGAAAGGGGCAGCCGCGGACATCTGCGATGAGCCCTGA
- a CDS encoding cupin domain-containing protein yields MHARFVDCTGAATPALDLWPALIIRREEIDAEINRLASLPTPANGRRTALIVHPRAQAPGLGLAPGIRVAIEVLKPGERTQPIRHNSTQVNFCIRGRGTSAIGGRTIEFAPYDVWNTPSMATYWHVNESADVHVRLTYSNAALLEKLNVHVVDEHPPESGPPDTTIEQSDDPTGHSPYGTFKLTDAGAYLMPYEQLINPAAVESTPLHWPWPLVKQHLDKLEALGKSYVGRRLYLMFNQATGRTNGTTQNFFATITIRPPKIVDRPHRHASAAINYFFAGSGHSVVEGQRYEWRAGDLMLSAPGWGVHNHASHDEPVYELTIQDSPLHIAMESLLWQEDLRRPLRVLGAQEGFATNRT; encoded by the coding sequence ATGCACGCACGCTTTGTTGATTGTACCGGTGCCGCGACGCCCGCGCTCGATCTGTGGCCCGCCCTCATCATCCGCAGAGAAGAGATCGACGCGGAAATCAACCGGCTCGCCAGCTTGCCCACACCGGCGAACGGGCGGCGCACGGCGCTCATCGTTCACCCGCGGGCGCAAGCGCCCGGACTCGGCCTTGCCCCTGGCATTCGCGTCGCCATCGAGGTCCTCAAACCCGGCGAACGCACCCAACCGATTCGGCACAACTCGACGCAGGTGAACTTCTGCATTCGCGGGCGCGGCACCTCGGCGATCGGAGGCCGCACAATCGAATTTGCGCCGTACGACGTCTGGAACACGCCGTCGATGGCCACGTACTGGCACGTGAATGAAAGCGCCGACGTGCATGTGCGTCTCACCTACAGCAACGCCGCACTGCTCGAGAAGCTCAACGTGCACGTGGTCGACGAACATCCACCGGAGTCCGGCCCGCCCGACACCACCATCGAACAGTCCGACGATCCGACGGGCCACAGCCCGTACGGCACTTTCAAGCTCACTGACGCTGGTGCCTATCTGATGCCCTACGAGCAACTCATCAATCCAGCCGCCGTCGAGTCGACGCCGCTGCACTGGCCGTGGCCGCTGGTGAAGCAGCACCTCGATAAACTGGAAGCGCTCGGCAAGTCGTATGTGGGACGCCGGCTCTATCTCATGTTCAACCAGGCGACCGGCCGCACCAACGGCACGACGCAGAACTTCTTTGCAACGATCACCATTCGACCGCCGAAGATCGTCGATCGGCCGCATCGTCACGCATCGGCGGCGATCAACTACTTCTTCGCCGGCAGTGGCCACAGCGTGGTCGAGGGTCAGCGGTACGAATGGCGCGCCGGCGATCTCATGCTCTCCGCGCCGGGCTGGGGCGTGCACAACCACGCCTCGCACGACGAGCCGGTGTACGAGCTGACGATCCAAGACAGCCCGCTGCACATCGCGATGGAGTCGCTGCTGTGGCAAGAAGACCTGCGCCGTCCACTTCGCGTGCTCGGCGCCCAGGAAGGATTTGCGACCAACCGCACGTAG